The proteins below are encoded in one region of Zootoca vivipara chromosome 10, rZooViv1.1, whole genome shotgun sequence:
- the PMM1 gene encoding phosphomannomutase 1 yields MAATGSRERILCLFDVDGTLTPPRQKIKPEVAEFLQELRTRVLIGVVGGSDYAKIAEQLGEGDEVIGKFDYVFAENGTVQYKNGQLVSKQAIQNHLGEELLQDLINFCLNYMALLKLPKKRGTFIEFRNGMLNISPIGRSCTLEERIEFSELDKKERIREKFVAALQREFAGKGLRFSRGGMISFDVFPEGWDKRYCLDVLEDERFDTIHFFGNETSPGGNDYEIYDDPRTVGHSIQSPQDTVRRCQEIFFPETVNES; encoded by the exons ATGGCTGCCACCGGGAGCCGGGAGCGGATCCTGTGCCTCTTCGACGTGGATGGGACCCTCACCCCGCCTCGCCAG AAAATTAAGCCTGAAGTAGCTGAGTTTCTTCAAGAGCTGCGTACAAGAGTGTTAATTGGGGTAGTGGGTGGCTCAGACTACGCCAAGATAGCTGAGCAGCTGGGAGAAGGAGATGAAG TTATCGGCAAGTTTGATTACGTCTTTGCAGAAAATGGCACCGTGCAGTACAAGAACGGGCAACTGGTCTCCAAGCAG gctatcCAGAACCATCTTGGGGAAGAACTTCTGCAGGATCTGATCAACTTCTGCCTCAACTACATGGCACTTCTAAAGCTGCCCAAAAAACG GGGGACGTTTATTGAATTTCGCAATGGAATGCTGAACATCTCTCCTATTGGTCGAAGCTGCACTTTGGAAGAACGAATAGAGTTTTCAGAACTGGACAAG AAAGAGAGGATTCGAGAGAAGTTTGTAGCTGCCCTGCAGAGGGAGTTTGCTGGCAAAGGCCTGCGGTTTTCCCGAG GTGGGATGATCAGCTTTGACGTCTTCCCTGAGGGCTGGGACAAGCGCTATTGCCTCGACGTCCTTGAGGATGAGAGATTTGACACCATCCATTTCTTTGGGAATGAGACAAGTCCA GGTGGGAATGACTATGAAATCTATGACGACCCTCGCACGGTGGGGCACAGCATCCAGTCTCCCCAAGACACAGTCCGGAGGTGCCAGGAGATCttctttccagagacagtgaatgaATCTTGA